The Pseudomonas sp. R4-35-07 genome contains a region encoding:
- a CDS encoding C39 family peptidase produces the protein MRLATLTLLMLLTGPAWAGTMAISAMPGGAVIFKKVESIRERRFANLVEQKTDFSCGAAALATILRQAYWLDVDEDHLIKGMLLTADQDLVRTQGFSMLDMKRYLESIGMRARGYKIAPDTLITVKIPVVVLLEIRGYKHFVVMQRADKDWVYIGDPVLGHKRYSRDDFVKGWNGIVFAVLGEGYDKTNVLLDPPAPLTAKNQLNEFRPVGDAELMDFGFIQSDFF, from the coding sequence ATGCGCCTCGCGACCCTCACCCTCCTGATGTTACTCACCGGCCCCGCGTGGGCAGGCACCATGGCGATCTCCGCCATGCCTGGCGGTGCGGTGATTTTCAAGAAGGTCGAGAGCATCCGTGAACGCCGGTTCGCCAACCTGGTGGAACAGAAAACCGATTTCAGCTGCGGTGCCGCGGCACTCGCCACCATCCTGCGCCAGGCCTATTGGCTGGACGTCGACGAAGATCACCTCATCAAAGGCATGCTGCTCACTGCCGATCAGGACCTGGTGCGTACCCAGGGTTTTTCCATGCTGGACATGAAGCGCTACCTCGAAAGCATCGGCATGCGTGCCCGGGGCTACAAGATCGCGCCAGACACCCTGATAACCGTGAAAATCCCGGTGGTGGTGTTGCTGGAAATTCGTGGCTACAAGCACTTCGTGGTGATGCAGCGGGCCGATAAGGACTGGGTGTATATCGGCGACCCGGTGCTGGGCCATAAGCGCTATTCGCGGGATGACTTCGTCAAGGGTTGGAATGGCATCGTGTTCGCCGTATTGGGCGAAGGCTACGACAAGACCAACGTGTTGCTCGACCCGCCTGCGCCGCTGACCGCCAAGAACCAGTTGAACGAGTTCCGGCCCGTAGGCGACGCCGAGCTGATGGATTTCGGTTTTATCCAGAGCGACTTCTTCTAG
- a CDS encoding adhesin produces the protein MKRLVLMVALLGSASTMADNTAVIQGSGNQYEGVLSINQAAGNQQQMSNSRAIVLGGQATNLNIQKLDGNVDPSLNAKAAILGTSFSNGNGVLGINQSAGANNQSINAVRISLNPGPQSIDDSVLLQQNTTQLTDSGLTPTTGSRQVVTSDQAFTGSRGVIQVNQSAGVGNRVANTLGITIK, from the coding sequence ATGAAGCGCCTCGTGCTGATGGTGGCGCTGCTGGGCAGCGCGTCGACGATGGCCGACAACACCGCCGTGATCCAAGGCAGCGGTAACCAGTACGAAGGCGTGCTGTCGATCAACCAGGCGGCCGGTAACCAGCAACAGATGTCCAACAGCCGCGCCATTGTCCTCGGCGGCCAGGCCACCAACCTCAACATCCAGAAACTCGACGGCAACGTCGACCCGTCCTTGAACGCCAAGGCGGCGATCCTGGGCACCTCTTTCAGCAACGGCAACGGCGTGCTGGGCATCAACCAGTCGGCCGGGGCCAATAACCAATCGATCAATGCCGTGCGGATCAGTCTCAATCCTGGCCCGCAAAGCATCGATGACAGCGTCCTGTTGCAACAGAACACGACGCAGTTGACCGACTCAGGGCTCACCCCCACCACTGGCAGCCGCCAGGTCGTGACCAGCGACCAGGCCTTCACCGGCAGCCGAGGAGTGATTCAGGTGAACCAGAGTGCCGGGGTGGGGAACCGAGTGGCTAACACCCTGGGTATCACTATCAAGTGA
- a CDS encoding FecR family protein, with protein sequence MTDKPISEAEYDAITDAAAHWCMRMHAGDCTAAERQAFTQWHDAHPLHAFEYAAMLEIWEVADHLPRSPAPPLVLPFKPRSRWRTYAVAAAICLAALPLAAFTGWEAGWLPSSYKRFEAVNGLRNITLGDGSQVELNLGTELVYSQYKDQRRVTLKKGEAFFKVSHDSAHPFIVRAGEGQVRVTGTQFNVWKYEDKVRVMLLEGSVQISSDNLHPGVQLSPGMQASYHQGDTTPEVQAFNSNDSALAWRTGKLVLDNLALADALPLINRYLDKPAMLADAGTGTIRIGGIYNLSEVNNLIPSLPKVLPVYLTQNQDGNPVLNSIPRKTPKG encoded by the coding sequence ATGACCGACAAGCCGATTTCAGAAGCCGAGTATGACGCCATCACCGACGCCGCCGCGCATTGGTGCATGCGCATGCATGCGGGCGACTGCACGGCGGCGGAGCGTCAAGCCTTTACCCAATGGCACGATGCGCACCCGCTGCATGCTTTCGAATACGCCGCCATGCTGGAAATCTGGGAAGTGGCCGACCACCTGCCCCGCAGCCCGGCGCCGCCCCTGGTGCTACCGTTCAAGCCACGTTCGCGCTGGCGCACCTACGCGGTCGCAGCCGCGATTTGCCTCGCCGCGCTACCCCTGGCCGCGTTCACTGGCTGGGAAGCCGGCTGGTTGCCCAGTTCCTATAAGCGTTTCGAAGCGGTCAACGGTTTGCGCAACATTACCCTCGGCGATGGCAGCCAGGTGGAGTTGAACCTGGGCACTGAACTGGTCTACAGCCAATACAAGGACCAGCGGCGCGTTACGCTGAAAAAGGGTGAAGCGTTTTTCAAGGTCAGCCATGACAGCGCCCACCCCTTCATCGTGCGCGCAGGGGAAGGCCAGGTGCGGGTGACCGGGACTCAGTTCAACGTCTGGAAATACGAAGACAAGGTCCGGGTGATGCTGCTCGAAGGCTCCGTACAGATCTCCAGTGACAACCTGCACCCCGGCGTGCAACTGAGCCCTGGCATGCAGGCCAGCTATCATCAGGGCGACACCACGCCCGAGGTTCAGGCCTTCAACTCCAATGACAGCGCGCTGGCGTGGCGCACGGGCAAGCTGGTGCTCGATAACCTGGCCCTGGCCGACGCCCTGCCGCTGATCAACCGCTACCTGGACAAACCCGCGATGCTGGCGGACGCGGGCACCGGGACCATTCGCATTGGCGGTATCTATAACCTCAGTGAGGTCAACAACCTCATCCCTTCCCTGCCCAAGGTGCTGCCGGTCTACCTGACCCAGAACCAGGATGGCAACCCTGTACTCAACTCCATTCCGCGTAAAACGCCCAAAGGCTGA